In Mycoplasmopsis cynos, the following are encoded in one genomic region:
- a CDS encoding ribonuclease J: MENVRVFALGGQDENGKNCYVLSYNEDIYIVNTGVKVPINAHNGVDTLIPDFTYLESNKDKIKGILISDIRNESFSALPWLLMKIPGLKIFTSRLSKEIILDRLAKYGIKKDTYKIYVLNERKKIGSLFVQPISLPGSVPGNIGFDFITKTGDYVFMFNYVEGDLEIFGKTWFNQLPKLFGKRKIVALISDSGKTNFSGRAIDKIRLPESIKNVFEKAKNSERIIVGAYGEDMVSLQKILILAKKYDRKVVTYGKNYADLLEITKKICISNDSCKGFELPEIIDYRYIQKNKNIVVLVTGAIERLFLRFLRITSGEDVYLKINPTDHVIMLAPPVNGLESQAAFTLDEIARVTHNLVDISDSEYFYCRPYKDDILNLVRNLKPDFFIPAQGLYRYLTDAANHINNEPSVRPTEAILLLNGKILHFQDGKKFSNNGKIKDVGDVIVDGFGVGDISSEVINEREVLGREGVIIINSLYDPKLRKIIGKLHINYVGVIDESEQKNMNKLIKNILIEIISENVFPSLFELNEKIRKTIRKKIFKLTDKDPLVALTLTQV; encoded by the coding sequence ATGGAAAATGTTAGAGTTTTTGCCTTAGGCGGGCAAGACGAGAATGGAAAAAATTGCTATGTTCTATCATATAATGAAGACATATACATCGTAAATACAGGCGTAAAAGTCCCGATTAATGCGCATAATGGAGTAGATACATTAATACCTGATTTTACATATTTAGAAAGTAATAAAGATAAAATTAAAGGTATTTTAATCAGTGATATTAGAAATGAGAGTTTTTCAGCCTTGCCTTGATTATTGATGAAAATACCTGGACTAAAAATTTTTACTTCAAGATTAAGTAAGGAAATAATTTTAGATAGATTAGCAAAATATGGAATTAAAAAAGATACTTATAAAATTTATGTTTTAAATGAACGCAAGAAAATAGGTAGCTTATTTGTACAGCCCATTTCACTTCCAGGTAGTGTTCCTGGCAATATTGGATTTGATTTTATTACTAAGACTGGTGATTATGTATTTATGTTCAATTATGTTGAAGGTGATTTAGAAATCTTTGGAAAAACCTGATTCAATCAATTGCCTAAATTATTTGGTAAAAGAAAGATAGTTGCTTTAATTTCCGATTCTGGTAAAACTAATTTTTCAGGTCGAGCAATCGATAAGATCCGACTACCAGAAAGTATTAAAAATGTTTTTGAAAAAGCTAAAAATAGTGAAAGAATTATTGTTGGAGCTTATGGCGAAGATATGGTTTCGTTACAAAAAATTTTGATTTTAGCTAAAAAATATGATCGTAAGGTTGTCACCTATGGTAAAAATTATGCTGATTTACTAGAAATAACAAAAAAAATTTGTATATCTAATGATTCATGCAAAGGATTTGAATTACCTGAAATAATAGATTATCGTTATATTCAAAAAAATAAAAATATAGTTGTATTAGTTACTGGTGCTATAGAAAGATTGTTTTTAAGATTTTTAAGAATAACTTCAGGGGAAGATGTTTATTTAAAAATAAATCCAACTGACCATGTTATTATGCTTGCTCCTCCTGTTAATGGTTTAGAGTCCCAAGCTGCATTTACATTAGATGAAATTGCTAGAGTTACACATAATTTAGTTGACATTTCTGATTCTGAATATTTTTATTGCAGACCATATAAAGATGATATTTTAAATTTAGTAAGAAATTTAAAACCAGACTTTTTTATTCCTGCGCAAGGCTTATATCGTTATTTAACAGATGCTGCAAATCATATAAATAATGAACCAAGTGTAAGACCGACTGAAGCTATTTTATTATTAAATGGGAAGATTCTACATTTTCAAGATGGTAAAAAGTTTTCTAATAATGGTAAAATAAAGGATGTGGGTGATGTTATTGTGGATGGCTTTGGTGTCGGGGATATATCATCAGAAGTTATTAATGAAAGAGAAGTTTTAGGTCGCGAAGGTGTGATTATTATCAATTCACTTTATGATCCTAAATTACGCAAAATAATTGGTAAATTACATATCAATTATGTTGGTGTAATTGATGAATCTGAGCAAAAAAATATGAATAAATTAATTAAAAATATTTTAATTGAAATAATTTCAGAAAATGTCTTTCCATCGCTATTTGAATTAAATGAAAAAATTAGAAAAACAATAAGAAAGAAAATTTTTAAATTAACTGATAAAGACCCATTAGTTGCATTAACTTTAACTCAGGTATAA
- a CDS encoding thioredoxin family protein: MFKKMLWNHAEHTINNNKKNNLIFLVFTTEWCGDCKMMKRTFDSVAAKFSNNKEIAFINVDAEEANLFRNPDTKWKVIKVPTMMLLDGDEIIQKAYEYVPEEVLVNWIEQKIL; this comes from the coding sequence ATGTTTAAAAAAATGCTATGAAATCACGCGGAACATACAATTAATAATAATAAAAAAAATAATTTAATATTCCTTGTTTTTACCACTGAATGATGTGGTGATTGTAAAATGATGAAAAGGACTTTTGATAGTGTTGCTGCGAAATTTAGCAACAATAAGGAGATAGCTTTTATTAATGTTGATGCTGAAGAAGCTAATTTATTTAGAAATCCTGATACAAAATGAAAAGTTATAAAAGTTCCAACAATGATGCTTTTAGATGGAGATGAAATTATTCAAAAAGCATATGAATATGTACCAGAAGAAGTCTTGGTAAACTGAATAGAACAAAAAATTTTATAA
- the rpsJ gene encoding 30S ribosomal protein S10, producing the protein MSKLSVKVKGFDHVTVDQTAKKIYLVAKEEGLKVSGPVPLPTKRNEITILRSVHVNKKSREQFESRTHQRLVVISDVNAKIKDRIERLELPVGVGIQVKTK; encoded by the coding sequence ATGAGTAAGTTAAGTGTTAAGGTAAAAGGTTTTGATCACGTTACTGTTGACCAAACAGCTAAAAAAATTTATTTAGTTGCTAAAGAAGAAGGTTTAAAAGTAAGTGGTCCAGTTCCATTACCAACAAAAAGAAACGAAATTACTATTTTAAGATCTGTTCACGTTAATAAAAAGTCACGTGAACAATTTGAAAGCAGAACACATCAAAGATTAGTTGTTATTTCTGATGTTAATGCAAAAATAAAAGATAGAATCGAAAGATTAGAATTACCAGTAGGTGTTGGTATTCAAGTAAAAACTAAGTAA
- the rplC gene encoding 50S ribosomal protein L3: MKGILGRKVGMTQIFSESGQRIPVTVIEVQPNVVSKVLTDDKNGYVATQLASFDKKENRANKPEQGHFKKANTTPKRYVKEVRNMSGYELGQIIKADIFVAGELVDVTGISKGKGFAGAIKRHNQHIGPKSHGGGGGSQPVRLTGSLGDISGNRVFKGMTMPGHLGHTKTTVQNLEIIKVDIENDLLLVKGSIPGPKKSFVIIKQAVKGLPNREQVKLVDVVEVIKMNELIENAKKFGIEVKVGMSSSELEALIKEAEAKIEGEK; the protein is encoded by the coding sequence ATGAAAGGAATCTTAGGACGTAAAGTTGGTATGACTCAAATTTTCAGTGAATCTGGTCAAAGAATCCCAGTTACTGTAATAGAAGTACAACCAAATGTTGTATCAAAGGTTTTAACTGATGATAAAAATGGTTATGTAGCAACTCAATTAGCTTCTTTTGATAAGAAAGAAAATAGAGCTAATAAGCCAGAACAAGGTCATTTTAAAAAAGCTAATACAACACCTAAGCGCTACGTAAAAGAAGTTCGTAATATGTCAGGATATGAACTTGGGCAAATTATTAAAGCTGACATTTTTGTTGCAGGAGAACTTGTTGATGTTACTGGAATATCAAAAGGTAAAGGTTTTGCTGGAGCAATCAAGAGACATAATCAACACATTGGACCTAAATCACATGGTGGTGGTGGTGGATCACAACCTGTAAGACTTACAGGATCACTTGGAGATATTTCAGGTAATAGAGTTTTTAAAGGTATGACAATGCCTGGTCACTTAGGACATACAAAAACTACAGTTCAAAATCTCGAAATTATTAAAGTCGATATCGAGAATGATTTATTACTTGTTAAAGGATCAATTCCGGGACCTAAAAAATCATTTGTTATTATTAAACAAGCGGTTAAAGGTTTACCAAATCGTGAGCAAGTTAAACTTGTTGATGTCGTTGAAGTTATAAAAATGAATGAATTAATTGAAAATGCTAAGAAATTTGGTATTGAGGTTAAGGTTGGTATGAGTTCGTCAGAACTTGAAGCGTTAATTAAAGAAGCTGAAGCAAAAATAGAAGGAGAAAAATAA
- the rplD gene encoding 50S ribosomal protein L4, translating to MAESKKKVATNEVKTKKTVKKETAVKAKSETPKKALTKSITKTSTKTTVVKKEASEKIKKTVKKETAVKAKSEKVKVNKDLNVKKVEFNVEGLPVNLFASEKIYNQAIFDAILSERASRRQGTHQVKNRAEVSGSGKKPWRQKGTGRARHSSMRSPIWVGGGRAFGPQSNKNYSLKVNKKVKYAAFVSALTLLAQAKAVVIDDLTLKEIKTKELVKKLVDLNVNDLKHILIVTEDPVVFKSSLNLQNVVAVKANSVTVENLIGADVMIISNKSLELFKERGR from the coding sequence ATGGCTGAATCAAAGAAAAAAGTTGCAACTAATGAAGTTAAAACTAAAAAGACTGTTAAAAAAGAAACAGCTGTAAAAGCTAAATCTGAAACTCCTAAAAAAGCTTTGACAAAATCAATCACCAAGACTTCAACTAAAACAACTGTTGTTAAAAAAGAAGCAAGTGAAAAAATAAAAAAGACTGTTAAAAAAGAAACAGCTGTAAAAGCTAAATCCGAAAAAGTTAAAGTTAATAAAGATCTCAATGTTAAAAAAGTTGAATTTAATGTTGAAGGATTACCTGTTAATTTATTCGCAAGTGAAAAAATTTACAACCAAGCTATTTTTGATGCAATTTTATCTGAAAGAGCTTCAAGAAGACAAGGTACACACCAAGTAAAAAATCGTGCAGAAGTTTCTGGCAGTGGTAAAAAACCATGAAGACAAAAGGGAACAGGTAGAGCACGTCATAGTTCTATGCGTTCACCGATTTGAGTTGGTGGTGGTAGAGCATTCGGTCCTCAATCAAATAAGAATTATTCATTAAAAGTTAATAAGAAAGTTAAATATGCAGCTTTTGTATCTGCTTTAACATTATTAGCACAAGCAAAAGCTGTTGTTATTGATGATTTAACTTTAAAAGAAATTAAAACAAAAGAATTAGTTAAAAAACTTGTTGATTTAAATGTTAATGATCTTAAACATATTTTAATTGTTACAGAAGACCCGGTTGTATTTAAATCATCTCTAAATTTACAAAATGTGGTTGCTGTTAAAGCAAATTCAGTAACTGTTGAAAACTTAATTGGTGCAGATGTTATGATTATTTCAAACAAGAGTCTTGAATTATTTAAAGAGAGAGGTAGATAA
- the rplW gene encoding 50S ribosomal protein L23, whose translation MELTNVIKSPILTEKTDKLRSNKNKPVFTFKVDYAANKYQIKEAVETIFNVKVESVNTIKVGKKPKSVGRFHGFTNRYKKAMVTLVDGSELNYLPNDNKSEKLEADDKEKLAKKEMNAKKTSDVEAKVAQKLATKKAVATKTASAKKPTVTKRKVGGE comes from the coding sequence ATGGAATTAACAAATGTTATAAAATCACCTATTCTTACAGAAAAAACAGACAAATTAAGATCTAACAAAAATAAACCAGTTTTCACATTTAAAGTTGATTATGCTGCTAATAAATACCAAATTAAAGAAGCAGTTGAAACTATTTTTAATGTAAAAGTAGAATCAGTAAATACTATAAAAGTTGGCAAAAAACCAAAAAGTGTTGGGCGTTTTCACGGATTTACAAATCGTTATAAGAAAGCGATGGTTACATTAGTTGACGGTAGTGAATTAAACTATCTACCAAATGATAATAAATCAGAAAAATTAGAAGCTGATGATAAAGAAAAATTGGCTAAAAAAGAAATGAACGCCAAAAAAACTAGTGATGTAGAAGCGAAAGTTGCTCAAAAACTTGCTACTAAAAAAGCAGTAGCTACAAAAACAGCTAGTGCTAAAAAACCTACTGTAACAAAAAGAAAAGTTGGTGGAGAATAA
- the rplB gene encoding 50S ribosomal protein L2: MAMKYHKPTTNGRRNMSSLDFKQNLSGHTPEKSLLVNLKNHAGRNNQGKITVRHHGGRVKRFYRLVDFKRNKDNIPAIVKTIEYDPNRSANICLLAYADGEKRYILAPKGIKLGQVVLSGDMVDIVVGNTLPLANIPEGTFVHNIEMQPGGGGIIARSAGVSAQILGKDDDGKYVVLKLKSGETRRILARCRATIGVVGNEEHLLVNVGKAGINRYKGIRPTVRGSVMNPVDHPHGGGEGKQPVGRKAPLTPWGKKALGVKTRKTKKSSTKLILRRRKDAK, translated from the coding sequence ATGGCGATGAAATATCATAAGCCGACTACTAATGGACGTAGAAATATGTCATCTCTTGATTTCAAACAAAATTTATCAGGTCATACACCAGAAAAATCATTATTGGTTAATTTAAAAAATCACGCTGGTCGTAATAACCAAGGTAAAATAACTGTTCGACATCATGGAGGACGTGTAAAACGTTTCTACAGATTAGTAGATTTTAAACGTAATAAAGATAATATTCCAGCTATTGTTAAGACAATTGAATATGATCCAAATAGATCAGCAAATATTTGTTTATTAGCATATGCTGATGGTGAAAAAAGATATATTTTAGCTCCGAAAGGTATTAAACTTGGGCAAGTTGTACTTTCTGGAGATATGGTAGATATTGTTGTTGGTAATACATTACCATTAGCAAATATTCCAGAAGGAACATTTGTTCACAATATCGAAATGCAGCCAGGTGGAGGTGGTATTATTGCGCGTAGCGCAGGAGTTTCAGCTCAAATACTTGGTAAAGATGATGACGGAAAATACGTTGTTTTAAAATTAAAATCAGGTGAAACTCGTCGTATTTTAGCACGTTGTCGTGCAACAATCGGAGTTGTAGGTAATGAAGAACATTTATTAGTTAATGTTGGTAAGGCAGGAATTAATAGATATAAAGGAATTAGACCTACAGTTCGTGGTTCAGTTATGAACCCTGTTGACCACCCACATGGAGGAGGTGAAGGTAAGCAACCAGTTGGTCGTAAAGCTCCTCTTACTCCATGAGGTAAAAAAGCTCTTGGTGTTAAAACTAGAAAAACTAAAAAATCTTCAACTAAACTTATTTTAAGAAGAAGAAAGGATGCTAAATAA
- the rpsS gene encoding 30S ribosomal protein S19 — protein MARSLKKGPFADEHLLKKVDAIVDGKAPKKPIKTWSRRSTIFPSFVGLTFAVHNGKQFIEVYVTDDMVGHKLGEFSPTRTFSGHGADKGKKK, from the coding sequence ATGGCTCGTAGTCTTAAAAAAGGTCCATTTGCTGATGAACATTTACTTAAAAAAGTGGATGCAATAGTGGATGGTAAAGCACCTAAAAAACCAATTAAAACTTGATCAAGACGTTCTACAATATTCCCTAGTTTTGTTGGATTAACATTTGCAGTTCACAATGGAAAACAATTTATTGAAGTTTATGTAACTGATGATATGGTTGGACATAAATTAGGTGAATTTTCACCTACAAGAACATTTTCTGGACATGGTGCTGACAAAGGTAAGAAAAAATAA
- the rplV gene encoding 50S ribosomal protein L22, translated as MKQQAKAHVKLQRVSVSKAKLVANLFRGKNVDVALGILHNTPKKSSPIFIKLLNSAIANATNNHGMNASKLFVKEVYVCEGPTLKRFQPRSRGNAYSIFKRTSNLSIVLEERN; from the coding sequence ATGAAACAACAAGCAAAAGCACACGTTAAATTACAAAGAGTAAGTGTTTCAAAAGCGAAATTAGTCGCTAACTTATTTAGAGGAAAAAACGTTGATGTTGCGTTAGGAATCTTACACAACACTCCAAAGAAATCATCACCAATATTTATTAAGTTATTAAACTCAGCAATTGCAAATGCTACAAACAATCACGGAATGAATGCATCTAAGTTATTCGTAAAAGAAGTTTATGTTTGTGAAGGACCTACTCTTAAAAGATTTCAACCAAGAAGTAGAGGGAATGCTTATTCAATATTTAAACGTACATCTAACTTATCAATCGTATTAGAGGAGAGAAACTAA
- the rpsC gene encoding 30S ribosomal protein S3 — MGQKVNPNGFRYGISKQHNTKWFAEKDKFGNFLVEDAKIYKFFDKYIRQYQIGKLEVRRNKDNKVTVLIHTVRPAAILGQEGKNIQELTVKIQKYVKNRKLNLNLQVLELKKPDLNAKLLAEMIATKLENRESFRSAQKIAIRLAMKAGAKGIKTMVSGRLNGVDMARSEGYSEGEMKLHTLRQDVEYATATARTTYGAIGVKVWISLGEILGGNK, encoded by the coding sequence ATGGGACAAAAAGTTAATCCTAATGGATTTCGTTATGGAATTTCGAAACAACACAATACAAAATGATTTGCAGAAAAAGATAAATTTGGTAATTTCTTAGTAGAAGATGCAAAAATTTATAAGTTTTTTGATAAATATATTCGTCAATATCAAATTGGTAAATTAGAAGTAAGAAGAAATAAGGATAACAAAGTAACAGTTTTAATTCACACCGTAAGACCTGCTGCTATTTTAGGTCAAGAAGGCAAAAATATTCAAGAGTTAACAGTAAAAATTCAAAAATATGTAAAAAATCGTAAATTAAATCTTAACTTACAAGTTTTAGAACTTAAAAAACCTGATTTAAATGCTAAATTATTAGCAGAAATGATTGCTACAAAATTAGAAAATCGTGAAAGCTTCCGTTCAGCTCAAAAAATAGCTATTAGACTTGCGATGAAAGCAGGAGCTAAAGGTATTAAAACAATGGTTAGTGGACGTCTAAACGGAGTTGATATGGCACGTTCAGAAGGTTATTCTGAAGGCGAAATGAAACTTCACACTTTAAGACAAGATGTAGAATATGCTACTGCGACAGCTAGAACAACATATGGAGCAATTGGTGTTAAAGTATGAATTTCATTAGGTGAAATTTTAGGAGGTAATAAATAA
- the rplP gene encoding 50S ribosomal protein L16: MLQPKRTKYRKPFLVKHDKRKATKGNTVVFGEYGLQAVTSAWVTARQIESARIAATRRMGREGQVVIRIFPHFAKTSKPIGIRMGSGKGAPELWYTAVKVNTVMFEVNGVAEEVARDALRLAGHKLPVKWKIINKGEK, encoded by the coding sequence ATGTTACAACCTAAAAGAACCAAATATAGAAAACCTTTTTTAGTTAAACATGATAAGCGTAAAGCTACAAAAGGTAACACAGTAGTATTTGGAGAGTATGGACTTCAAGCAGTAACATCTGCATGAGTTACAGCTCGTCAAATTGAGTCAGCGCGTATTGCAGCTACTCGTAGAATGGGACGTGAAGGACAAGTTGTTATTAGAATTTTCCCTCATTTTGCTAAAACATCTAAACCGATCGGGATTCGTATGGGTTCAGGTAAAGGTGCCCCAGAATTATGATATACAGCAGTTAAAGTAAATACCGTTATGTTTGAAGTAAACGGTGTTGCAGAAGAAGTTGCACGTGATGCTTTACGTCTTGCAGGTCACAAATTGCCAGTTAAATGAAAAATTATTAATAAAGGAGAAAAATAA
- the rpmC gene encoding 50S ribosomal protein L29 — protein MSYSDLLKKSIDELETLVLELKAELFSLKYKNTIGDLKETHKIKELRTNVAKALTALNEKKGAK, from the coding sequence ATGTCTTATTCAGATTTATTAAAGAAATCTATTGATGAACTTGAAACATTAGTTTTAGAATTAAAAGCAGAATTATTCTCTTTAAAATATAAAAATACAATTGGTGATTTAAAAGAAACCCACAAGATTAAAGAATTAAGAACTAATGTTGCAAAAGCTCTTACAGCATTAAATGAGAAAAAAGGAGCTAAATAA
- the rpsQ gene encoding 30S ribosomal protein S17: MERNTRKTLTGIVVSAGKAAKTIIVAVDTYKKHPLYSKRYKSTKRFAVHDEEQKAKLGDTVIIMETRPFSKTKHFRLVSITASKEGQN, encoded by the coding sequence ATGGAAAGAAATACAAGAAAAACCTTAACTGGAATTGTTGTTTCAGCAGGTAAAGCAGCTAAAACCATTATTGTTGCTGTCGATACATACAAAAAACATCCATTATACTCAAAACGTTATAAATCAACTAAAAGATTTGCAGTACATGATGAGGAACAAAAAGCAAAACTTGGAGACACTGTTATTATTATGGAAACAAGACCATTTTCAAAAACAAAGCACTTTAGATTAGTTTCTATTACTGCTTCAAAAGAAGGACAAAACTAA
- the rplN gene encoding 50S ribosomal protein L14, which produces MIIELSKANVADNSGAKEIGVIRILGGSKKKVAKIGDIIVCSVKKAIPNGIVKEGQVVKAVLVRSSYGIHRDNGTYIRFDDNAVVILKEDLTPRGTRVFGPVAREIREKFPKIVSLAPEVL; this is translated from the coding sequence ATGATAATAGAATTATCAAAAGCAAATGTCGCAGATAATTCGGGTGCAAAAGAAATTGGTGTTATTCGTATTTTAGGTGGATCAAAGAAAAAAGTTGCTAAAATTGGTGATATTATTGTATGTTCAGTTAAAAAAGCAATTCCAAATGGTATTGTAAAAGAAGGTCAAGTTGTTAAAGCGGTTTTAGTTCGTTCATCATATGGAATTCACCGCGATAATGGTACATATATTCGTTTTGATGATAATGCTGTTGTAATACTTAAAGAAGATTTAACACCACGTGGAACTCGTGTTTTTGGACCAGTTGCTCGTGAAATTCGTGAAAAATTCCCAAAGATTGTTTCATTAGCGCCAGAGGTTTTATAA
- the rplX gene encoding 50S ribosomal protein L24: MSRIKFKKNDEVIVIAGKEKGKIGTIEKVLNKEQRVIVKDINIVKKHNKPTQKNQDGSITEFAAPIHISNVAYLVKKASKSHPNQFSKLGYKLNKDGKKVRVVKKTQKEI; the protein is encoded by the coding sequence ATGTCTAGAATAAAGTTTAAGAAAAATGATGAAGTAATCGTTATTGCTGGAAAAGAAAAAGGGAAAATAGGAACAATTGAAAAAGTATTAAACAAAGAACAAAGAGTTATTGTCAAGGATATAAACATTGTTAAAAAACATAACAAACCTACTCAAAAGAATCAAGATGGTTCTATTACAGAATTTGCTGCTCCAATTCATATTTCAAACGTTGCATATTTAGTTAAAAAAGCATCAAAAAGTCATCCAAATCAATTCTCAAAACTTGGTTATAAATTAAATAAAGATGGTAAAAAAGTGAGAGTTGTTAAGAAAACACAAAAGGAAATCTAA
- the rplE gene encoding 50S ribosomal protein L5 translates to MLKQRYLEKAVPALIEKYKYSSVMQVPRIEKVILNMTAGKEISNSKAIEEVLQELTLISGQKPFETKAKKSNASWKLREGMPMGGKVTLRRDRMWDFLEKLINISLPRVRDFRGVNPKAFDGRGNFALGIKEQIIFPEIEFDKIRRIKGLDVLIVTTAKTNDEAKSLLELLGVPFEKKGAK, encoded by the coding sequence ATGTTAAAACAAAGATATTTAGAAAAAGCAGTTCCTGCTCTTATTGAAAAATATAAATACTCATCTGTTATGCAAGTTCCAAGAATTGAAAAAGTTATATTAAATATGACTGCTGGTAAAGAAATTTCTAATTCAAAAGCAATTGAAGAAGTTTTACAAGAATTAACCCTTATTTCAGGGCAAAAACCATTCGAAACAAAAGCTAAAAAATCAAATGCTTCATGAAAATTACGTGAAGGAATGCCTATGGGTGGTAAGGTTACACTTCGTAGAGATAGAATGTGAGATTTTTTAGAAAAATTAATTAACATTTCATTACCACGTGTTCGTGATTTTCGTGGTGTAAACCCTAAGGCCTTTGATGGAAGAGGAAATTTTGCTTTAGGTATAAAAGAACAAATTATATTCCCAGAAATTGAATTTGATAAAATTCGTCGTATTAAAGGTCTTGATGTACTTATTGTAACAACAGCAAAAACTAATGATGAAGCTAAAAGTTTATTAGAACTTTTAGGTGTACCATTTGAGAAAAAAGGAGCTAAATAA
- a CDS encoding type Z 30S ribosomal protein S14, translating into MARKALIEKSKRHPKFSTRAYTRCELCGRPHAVLRKYKICRICFRNLAHEGKIPGVKKASW; encoded by the coding sequence ATGGCTAGAAAAGCATTGATAGAAAAATCAAAACGTCATCCTAAATTTTCTACACGTGCATATACACGTTGTGAATTATGTGGAAGACCGCATGCAGTTTTAAGAAAATACAAAATTTGTCGTATATGTTTTAGAAATTTAGCACATGAAGGAAAAATTCCTGGTGTTAAGAAAGCGAGTTGATAA
- the rpsH gene encoding 30S ribosomal protein S8 has product MFITDPISDLVVRIKNANARKHKTVSIPYSIKKEAIVKLIAEQGYITSYSIEGEKTQKSIVITLKYKKGQPAIVGIKRVSKPGLRVYVKSDEIPSIISGYGTVIISTSKGLMTGANARKENVGGEIIAYIW; this is encoded by the coding sequence ATGTTTATTACAGATCCAATTTCAGATTTAGTTGTTCGTATTAAAAATGCAAACGCTAGAAAACATAAAACTGTTTCTATTCCTTATTCAATAAAAAAAGAAGCTATTGTTAAGTTAATTGCAGAACAAGGGTACATTACATCATATTCAATTGAAGGTGAAAAAACACAAAAATCAATAGTAATTACATTAAAGTACAAAAAAGGACAACCTGCCATCGTGGGTATTAAAAGAGTTTCAAAACCAGGACTTAGAGTATATGTCAAGTCAGATGAAATTCCATCTATCATTTCTGGTTATGGTACAGTAATTATTTCAACATCAAAAGGACTAATGACAGGAGCTAATGCTAGAAAGGAAAATGTAGGTGGTGAAATTATCGCTTACATTTGATAG
- the rplF gene encoding 50S ribosomal protein L6 yields MSRVGNRVLTIPTGASVTVEGSKVTVKGALGTLEREFSPLISVVVEGNKITTVRANDEKITKQLHGTTNSHISNMLVGVSKGFKKDLEIKGVGYKAVLSGSELVVSAGYSHNVTLKVPTTVKVTVAKPTEVSVSGIDKQSVGHFASLIRDIRRPSVYSGKGISYKGEKLRRKEGKTASKK; encoded by the coding sequence ATGTCACGTGTTGGAAATCGTGTATTAACTATTCCTACTGGAGCATCAGTTACAGTAGAAGGTTCAAAAGTTACTGTAAAAGGTGCTTTAGGAACTTTAGAAAGAGAATTTAGTCCATTAATTTCAGTTGTTGTTGAAGGGAATAAAATAACAACTGTTCGTGCAAATGATGAAAAAATTACAAAACAACTTCATGGAACAACTAACTCACATATTTCAAATATGCTTGTTGGTGTTTCAAAGGGATTCAAGAAAGATTTAGAAATCAAAGGGGTTGGTTATAAAGCAGTTTTATCTGGTTCTGAACTTGTGGTTTCAGCAGGATATAGTCATAATGTTACATTAAAAGTTCCAACAACTGTTAAAGTAACAGTTGCAAAACCAACAGAAGTTTCTGTTTCTGGTATTGATAAACAAAGTGTTGGGCATTTTGCCTCATTAATTCGTGATATAAGAAGACCAAGTGTTTATTCAGGTAAAGGTATTTCATACAAGGGTGAAAAATTAAGACGTAAAGAAGGGAAAACAGCTTCTAAAAAGTAG